atttgataactaaataggaaaaaaaaaatggctggtttacccagaattaacccggttaacccatcaaaccaagttaacccatcaagcccaggatacgtgtcatgaaagtatgaaagtctgataattaaatagaaagaaaattaactttaacaaactaaactaaatgaaaaaaataacttatcaaatcaggttaacccatcaaacccgaaattcatatcatgaaaatatgataactaaataaaaaaattaatattaacaaactaaatcaaacaaaaaaaattcattaaaaaaaattaaaaagaaaaaacaaaagaaaaaaaacagttatataatataatacaatataataataattataatgaaaaaacgtggggaaaactaaaactaaatctaaattttcaaccaactcaatattaaaaaaaataaatttaacaaagataatttaaaaaataaacatgtgggggaaacactgcagccaaacaaaaatcatgtaagggaaacactgtattaatccatagtgttttttttttttttaaaaaaaaaagaagctacaaagctaagttctcaactaacttaatatataaaaaaaaccgacaaaggctatttaaaaaaaaaaaagtcaattttgataaaagaaatgaaaacaaaacatgtaaaaaaaaaaggaaacaaaagcaaaaaaaaatagtaaaaaaataaaatcaacaaaaataattatgaaaaaacaaaaaaaaatatatatgtaaaaaaatgataattttggaaaaaaagaaaaacaaataaaagaaacatgaggggaaagctaaagctagattatgagccagctcaatattgaaaaaataaattcgataaagataattttaaaaaatatatatatggggaaacactgcagcaatcaatattgtttttttttttttttttaaaatgcaaagctaaattcttaaccaacttaatatatatatatatatatatatatatatatatatatatatatatatatctacaaagatcattttgtaaaaaaaaagaaaacaatgtataagaatattatagcaatccacaatgttttaaagaaaaaaactacatagttaaattttcaaccagctcaatatttaaaaaaattagcaaagataattttgaaataaaataattaaaaaaaaagaaacaaaaaaaagaagaagaaatcaattttggggaaaaaaaggaaaaaaaaaatgtaaaaaaaaagaaaaaaaaaatcctgctaaaaaaaaaagaaaacaaaaaaaaaccttgtatgCGGATCTGACTAcaaggtcatgtcataaaaatatgataattaaataaattaattaaaaaagaaaaaaaaaactaatagaaagaaaaaaactaatgaagaaaaagagaaaaaatctgaattaattgggttaacccgtcaaaccttggattcatgtcatgaaagtttgataactaaatagaaaaaaaattgacgggttaacccagaattaaccggactaactcgtcaaaccaggttacctgtcaaacccgagatctgtgtcatgaaagtctgataactaaatagcaaacaaattaaacattaacaacctaaactaaataaaaaaaattaattaaaaaaaaaaacaaaaacaaaacaaaagacataagTCTGTTactaataaggaaaaagaaaaaaaatctgaatcaactgagttaaccctttaaatcaggttaatccgtcaaacctgagattcgcgtcatgaaagtttgataactaaatagaaaaaaaaatcgatgggctaaacgaaaaaaaattaacaaactaaactaaactaaaaattttgattaaaaagtaaaaaaaaaaaaaaaattgggttaactcgtcaaacccgagatccgtgtcatgaaagtatgataactaaataaaaaaaaaatttcacattaacaaactaaattaaacaaaaaaaattcattaaaaaaaaaaaacacaaagaaaaaactaaaaaaaaaaaccataggcataaaaaaaacaaaataggaaaaaaaaaacaaaaaaaaaaaactgccacaggaaaaaaaaaaaaaaaaaaaggaaaaaacaaaacaggaaaaaaaaacaaaaaaaaaaaaacgcgtTTTAGAGTATTACTTCAGAATAATACCTAGGCTTTCTGGATTATTAATTAGGAATAGTAATCGCTTTGCAAATTCTGCAACGGGGGATGGGCGACGTCCAAGGGAAGAGAAAAGGTGATCCGGATATTGAACGAGTTCTGGGAATCCAAACTCGGGAAGATCAGCTCGGATTTTGTGAGAAACGgtacattttctttttccttgaaatATGAGATCGGAGGAAAGATTTTATGTTCAGTGTTAGATTTGTAGTTTTTCTTTGCTGTTCGGGACTTGTTCTTACGTGTAGAATGACTCCGTCCAGatctgcttctttttttatatataaatctcattctaattcaatatttatttaagtttacTTTTCTTtaatccatccatccatccaggAATGACCTGCTAAAATACACAAGGAGTGCAGAAAAAGGCATAAAATTCCACAACAAGAAGCACAAGGTAAACCAATTTTAGATCGATTACTGCTTTACCAgttttgatgatgaaaaaatttgaagaattttATTGGTCGAAAACTTCAGACAACAAACTCAAAGTCCCTCACTAATAAGGACATGATAGCACAGTGTTTTAACCCAAAAGTTCTCTACGATGTCTATCCATGTCATATTTTCCAGAGAATCATTAATCTTCATCTCGGTGCTTGAATGAACTTATTAGGATTGTTTGGTGCATGAAAGAGATAAACACTCTGTTTTGCAAGTATTGTTATGTTGTTGATCCATCATGCTGTAGAATTATATAACAAGTCCAAGGTAAATTTCTGGGCTGTGAAAACTCCTCGGGTTATTGCTATGTATTGGGTGGTTAAAACAATCAGCATCATCTAGTACTATTTGCTAgttataatgtttattttattttattaattttccgctgctaaaaacaaattaatcctGTGTACTCCCAACTTATTTTTTGTTcctgtcaatttctttttcaggGTGCTAAATTTAAGCTGGTGGAGATCATATCTgcatgttctttcttttctatggGTGTTTGGGAGCATATCAACTTCACTGCTTCTGAAGATGACAAGTCTctgaaattgttttttgctGAATTGTCACATGGAGAAGCTCACTGGGGAAGGAATCATAATACAGAAGCTGAAAAAATTACTGCATGTTGTTTGTTGGAAGAAGGTGAATTATGCAtttcttttgttccttcttATTCGCACTCTGGTGGGTTTGTCTATGCAcgaattatattttatcattacattcataagattttatattattgtttctggtttgtttatttgtttatttgtttattattattatagggtCTACAAAAGATTACTGTGGATTTTGTCCCCATGAAAACAAAGTTCATCACCCTCTTCAGGGATTTACAGCAGGGATTCGCTGGtgattttcttgctttttgttGAGGAGCTTCCTTCAAGCAATATGCCGAAAACTATAATGAAGCGCAACCTTATTCCCACCCACTAGTATCCTACCCTACACCCCTTCAGCTAGCAAAGGAATTTTCCCACAGATCCATTTGTTAGGTAGCGAGTGAAGGATACTGACACGTAATTTGATAAGCTTTATCTGTGTAATTGGCTCGTATGCATGTTTGAATAGCTTATCTTGTGAATTCTTAtgtttttgttgggtttttttttttgaatggaaaaattaaataattaaagcttTCTCAGTTTTAATGGTCCATTTGCATGTTTGAATAGCTGTCTTGCGAATTTGTATGTTGTTGTTGCGGTATCTTTACAatggaaagaaatgaaaagaaactaAGCTTGCGAGTTTGAATGAgcttgaaatatttttcatttgaaggATTGTGAGTGCACTAagcttattttaaattgtttgtgTGGCATCATCTTTCTTTGATTTCTATCAGCCGGCTTATGGATTTTTGAATGAAGGGAAGTTGTCATTATTCCAGTGTTTCAACCTTGATCCCCAGCACCTTAAGGATATGTGTGGACCATGGTAGAGGAAAATGGTGAGtgcacttaatttttaaaatgattttggttGGTTGAATTGCAATtagttgatttgattaaaaaccTATTTGGTATTTTGGTTTTCTAGTTttactattttgttttaaagttaAGTAGTTGAAAGGTTTAGAGCCTATTTGGCGTCTTGTTTCTCCTACTTTTTACTATTCTTCTTCAAAGTAAAGCAATTAAAAGTACAAAGTGTTTGATGGGTGATTGTTATAAAAACATATCCAAATGTATAATAGCTTTCATTTCAAAATGCatgaaaattgattattttttttataaaaaaaagggtgcgtataatatttaaaagataaaaataacattaaataactttaaattataaaaataccattattatatattttacctTAATCCATTAAGTTTAAAGCATTATCAAGATAAAACaagcattttcttcttctcttttttaaaaaaacttgtattacTCATCACTTTTGATTTTAAGGATAAATagctttttcaaattttaagttatttatttaatttttcttaataaaaatcttaaagttATGTTCTTAATAGTAATTTTAGTTCAAGAAACATAGCAATTGATTACCAAACATATGAGTGATTTTAACTAGGCACTACAATTTCAACCAATTTTGATGGATACCGACCCCAAGGGGTAGGATTTATGGATAGTAAAATTTCCTACCCCTTAGGGTTGGTATCCCTCAAATAGATGCTATCTGCTCTACCTAATCAATTTGCTTGTTATTCAAATAGCTTAGATAGACCAACAGTTACGTTTTCCTGTatcaatctttttattgatGGGGTTAGGAGTCCAAATTACTTGGGGGATTCAATCAGTTAACTCCCAGGAGAAATTGTTGCTTCCATTGTGTCCCGCTTGACAATTAGAGAAGCAGGAAGAACTAGCATCCTTTAGGGTAGATGGAAAAATGTGTGGACAATGACCACTTGCTTACACTTTGATCTCTGCCTGAATGAGAAACTATCGACTACGTGAGTATGTATGATGGATGAATCAAGTGTTGGACTCGCataaaagtttgaatttaaacAATTTTATGATCTCGTTTTGATTTGAATGAAAGATTCCATCTTGATGTTGATAAATAGATT
This genomic interval from Populus alba chromosome 1, ASM523922v2, whole genome shotgun sequence contains the following:
- the LOC118035872 gene encoding uncharacterized protein, with amino-acid sequence MGDVQGKRKGDPDIERVLGIQTREDQLGFCEKRNDLLKYTRSAEKGIKFHNKKHKGAKFKLVEIISACSFFSMGVWEHINFTASEDDKSLKLFFAELSHGEAHWGRNHNTEAEKITACCLLEEGSTKDYCGFCPHENKVHHPLQGFTAGIRW